Part of the Gordonia crocea genome is shown below.
GGTTCGGTTCCCGATCCGGCCGACCTCGCCGAGCTCGCCGAGGTTGAGGCCGAGCTGGACACGCGCTGGCCCGAGACCAAGATCGAGCCGTCGCTGACCCGCATCAGCGCCCTGCTCGACCTGCTGGGCTCGCCGCAGAACTCCTACCCGAGCATCCACATCGCCGGGACCAACGGGAAGACCTCGGTGACGCGCATGATCGACGCGCTGCTCACCGCCATGCACCGTCGTACCGGGCGCATCACCAGCCCGCACCTGCAACTGGCCACTGAGCGGATCTCGGTCGACAACGCGCCGATCAGCCCCCGCGCGTATGTGGACGCCTACCGCGAGCTGGAGCCGTTCATCACGATGGTCGACGACTCGTCGACCTCGGCCGGCGGACCTCGGATGAGCAAGTTCGAGGTGCTGACCGCAATGGCCTATGCCGTCTTCGCGGAGGCCCCCGTCGACGTCGCCGTCGTCGAAACCGGCATGGGCGGCCGCTGGGATGCGACCAACGTGATCTCCTCGCAGGTCGCGGTCATCACCCCGATCGCGATGGACCACGCCGACTACCTCGGCGACACGCTCACCGCGGTGGCGGGGGAGAAGGCGGGGATCATCAAGGGCGCCGATCCCGATCAACTCGTGCCCCTCGACCCGGTGACCATCCTGGCCCGCCAGGAGCCCGAGGTCGCCGACGTCCTGCTCCGCGCCACTGTCGAGGCCGGCACCGTCGTCGCCCGCCAGGACAGCGAGTTCGCCGTGCTCGACGCGCGCACCGCCGTCGGGGGCCAGCTGTTGGAGCTGCAGGGGCTCGGCGGGGTCTATCCCGAGATCTTCCTGCCGTTGCACGGCGCGCACCAGGCGGCCAACGCCTCGCTGGCCCTGGCCGCCGTCGAGGCGTTCTTCGGCGCCGGACCCGATCGGCAACTCGATGTCGACCTGGTGCGTGCGGGCTTCGCGTCGGTGACCAACCCCGGTCGGCTGGAGCGGGTGCGCAGTGCGCCGACGGTTTACCTCGATGCCGCGCACAACCCGCATGGCGCCCACGCGTTGGCCGCCGCGCTGGAGTCTGAATTCGACTTCCAGCGGTTGATCGGTGTGGTGTCGGTCCTGGGGGACAAGGACGTGAGCGGATTGCTGAGCGAACTCGAACCGGTCCTGGAGACGATCGTGCTGACCAACAACGGGTCGCCCCGTGCGCTGGAGACGTCGCTGCTCGAAGAGGCCGCGCTGCCGATCTTCGGGGAGGACCGCATTGTGGTCGCCCCGTTCCTGCCCGACGCGGTGGAACAGGCGATCGCCCTGGCCGAGGATGATCCCGGTGCCCCGATGTCGGGGGCCGGCGTGTTGATCACCGGCTCGGTGGTCACCGCGGGCGCGGCGCGATCCCTGTTCGGAAAGGAACCGGCATGAGCACCCCGACGACGCGGTACACCCCGCCGACGAACGACCCGTGGAAGGGTTTCCGCGGCGTGATGTCGGGCGTGCTGATCCTGCAGGCGATCGTCGTCGGGTTGGCTTTCCCCGTCGTGGCAAAAATCGCCGGCGGGCTGACCGCATTCAGCATCACCTACCTCACCGTGCTGGTGTTGGCCCTCGTGCTCGCGTGCGGGATGCAGAGCCGTCCGTGGGCGCTGCAGCTCAACTGCGCGCTGACGTTGCTCACCATCGTCGGGGGCGTGTTCCACTGGTCGATCGCCGCGATCGGCTTGGTCTTCGCGCTGGTCTGGGCCTACATCATCTACATCAAGCGCGACGTCGAGCAGCGCATCGCCCACGGGCAACTGCCAGGGCAGGAACCGATCGAGGACTGACCCCTCCGTCGAGTGGGCCCTCGATCTTGTCGAGTGGGCCCTCATCCCCGTCGAGTGGGCCCTGGATCTTGTCGAGTGGGCCCTCGATCTGTTTCTCCTATGTGAATCACCCCAGGTTTTCTGCCGCTCCTATACGGGGCGGCATCAAACCTGGGGTGATTCAACAGCGGCACCCACAAATCTGGCACTGACGTCGAGTGGCCTTGCAGGAGACCGACAGCGTCGGCCCTAAGCTTCTTCTCTGCTGTCACCACCCGCCCTTGATGTCTCAGTAGAACAAGGCCCAGTAGGTGAGGATGAGGGCCCAGTCGGCGGAATCGAGGGCGCAGTCGGCGGAATCGAGGGCCCAGTCGGCGGAATCGAGGGCCCAGTCGGCGGAATCGAGGGCCCAGTCGGCGGGGATGGGCGCGGCCGTTAGTATTTCCGCGTGACTGAACGCACCCTCGTCCTCATCAAGCCCGACGGCGTGGCCCGCGGCCTCGTCGGCGAAGTGATCCGCCGCATCGAGAGCAAAGGCCTCTCGCTGGTCGCGCTGGACCTCCGCACCGCCACGCGCGAGGTGGCTGCCGGCCACTACGCCGAGCACGACGGCAAGCCGTTCTACGGCGACCTCCTCGACTTCATCACCTCCGGCCCGCTGATCGCGGCCGTCGTCGAGGGACCCCGCGCCATCGCCGCGTGGCGTCAGATCGCCGGCGGCACCGACCCGGTCGAGAAGGCGACGCCGGGCACCATCCGCGGCGACTTCGCCCTGGAGACGCAGAACAACCTCGTGCACGGATCCGATTCGCCCGAGTCGGCCGCCCGCGAGATCGCGCTCTGGTTCCCGGGCCTGTAACCGCCGGACCCGCATCATCGGCGCGGGATTCTCCGTATCGCTCACCGGTATGGGATACTGGCGGGTGTTGCGGCCGCCACACCGTGTCGGTCCGCAACACACGGTGGCGGTTCACCGCTCGCGACCAGCAAGAGAACCTGGCTGAGTTCGCGCGCAGGCCCTCCCCACGGTGTTACCGCTTTCGACGACATGTCGTCGAAGCAGCACCGCGGCGTCGAGGTCCGTGACAGCATCACCACGAGGCGCGCATTTGCCCGTCGAGCTGGAACCCCGGATCGACGCCAAGACACGCCGAAAGACCAGCCAAGCGGTCGACGCCGGACACCCGGCGCGACCCACAACCGCATACCGATGAGCCCCCGAGTGGCCGCGTTGATGTTCGACGCGCCCGGGGGTGCTAGGAGAATACGTGACCGAAAACGGGTCGCCGACCGACGCAAACGCGCCGGTCCAGGCAACAGAACTTCCCGACAAGATGCGCGTGCACGCACTGGCCCGGCTGTTGGGAGCCACCAGCCGCGACGTGCTCACCCACCTCGAGGCCCTCGGGTCCGCGGTGCGCAGCGCTTCTGCCACCATCGACCGGGCCCTGGCCGAACAGGTCGTGCAGCGCGTGGGCGGCCTGCCCGCCGCCGAGGCGGAGCCGACCCAGGGCGAGTCGACCCCGGTTGAGGCGAGCCCGGTTGAGGAGACCGCCGCCGCCGAACCCGCCGACACCCTGTTCTCAGCGGCTGCCGCGATCACCCACGCGCCGATTCAGGCCCAGGCCCCGGCCGCCACCAACCCGCTGTTCCTGCCCCCGCAGGCACCCGAGCCGGCGCCCGTCGTCGACGAACCCGCCAAGGATGCGGACCGCGGCACCGGCGATGACGATTCGACGGTCGTCGCCGACGAGGCCGACTCGCAGGGCGAGGGCACCGATTCCGACGATGATTCCGGCGAGCAGCCCAACCGGGCCCGCCGCCGGCGCCGTGGCCGCCGTGGCCGTGGCCGTGGCCGCGGCGAGTCCGCCGACGCGAACGTCGAGGGAACCGACGAGAAGTCGGCCGACGACGATCAGCAGTCCTCCTCCGACGAGTCCGGTGAGTCCGGCGGTGACAAGGATGCCCGGCAGAAGCGCCGCGGTGCCGATAAAGACGCCGCCGCCGCCAAGGACGCCGCCGACAACGACGACAACGACGCTGCCGACGACTCCGCCGGTGACGACGATTCCGCCGAGGACGGCGAAGGGTCGTCGACGCGCCGCCGTCGTCGCCGCCGCCGTCGCAAGGGCACCGGTGAGGGTTCGGACGAGGCGTCCTCCTCCGACGATCCGCCGAACACCGTCATCCACGAGCGGGAGCCCCGCAGCAAGCGGGCCCGCGACGAGGTACAGGGCATTTCCGGGTCCACCCGGCTCGAGGCGAAGCGGCAGCGCCGCCGCGACGGCCGTGACGCCGGCCGCCGCCGCCCGCCGATCCTGAGCGAGTCGGAGTTCCTGGCCCGCCGCGAGTCGGTGGAGCGCGTGATGGTGGTGCGCGAGAAGGTGCACACCGCCGCCGAGCGCGACAACGGGGCGCACGAGGATTACACGCAGGTCGCCGTGCTCGAAGACGGCATCCTGGTCGAGCACTTCGTCACCACCGCCACGTCGACGTCGATGGTCGGCAACATCTACCTGGGGCGCGTCCAGAACGTGCTCCCCGGGATGGAGGCCGCATTCGTCGACATCGGCCGCGGCCGCAACGGCGTGCTGTACGCCGGCGAGGTCAACTGGGAGGCCGCCGGCCTCGACGGCGGTTCGCGCAAGATCGAGCAGGCCCTCAAGCCCGGCGACAACGTCCTGGTCCAGGTCTCCAAAGACCCGGTCGGCCACAAGGGCGCCCGACTGACCACCCAGATCTCGCTCGCCGGGCGCTACCTGGTGTACGTGCCGGGCGGATCGTCGACGGGGATCAGCCGCAAGCTGCCCGACGTCGAGCGCAAGCGCCTCAAGTCGATCCTGGCCAAGATCGTCCCGGAGGGCGCCGGTGTCATCATCCGCACCGCCTCGGAGGGGATCAGCGCCGACGATCTCGAGGCCGACATCAAGCGCCTCGAAGCCCAGTGGAAGAAGATCGAGGCCCAGTCCGACGAGGCGACCGGCAAGAACGGCAAGTCGGTGGCGCCGCGCGCGCTGTACGAGGAGCCCGACCTGCTGGTCCGGGTGGTCCGCGACCTGTTCAACGAGGACTTCAACAAGCTCGTCGTCGAAGGCGGCGGGGCATGGAACCTCGTCGAGGGTTACGTCGGCGGTGTCGCCCCGGACCTGATGGACCGGGTCGAGAAGTTTGAGAAGACCGGGCCGGACGCACCGGACTCCTTCGTCGTGCACCGCATCGACGAGCAGCTGGCCAAGGCACTCGACCGCAAGGTCTGGTTGCCCTCGGGCGGCACGCTCATCATCGAGCACACCGAGGCGATGACCGTCATCGACGTCAACACGGGCAAGTTCACCGGCTCCGGGGGCAACCTCGAGGAGACGGTGACGCGCAACAACCTGGAGGCGGCCGAGGAGATCGTGCGCCAGATGCGGCTGCGCGACCTGGGCGGCATGATCGTCGTCGACTTCATCGACATGGTCCTCGAATCCAACCGGGACCTGGTCTTGCGCCGGCTCACCGAGTCGTTGGCCCGTGACCGGACCCGCCACCAGGTGTCCGAGGTGACGTCGCTGGGGCTGGTGCAGATGACCCGCAAGCGGCTCGGCACCGGGCTGCTCGAGGCGTTCTCGACGACGTGTACCCATTGCGGTGGCCGTGGCCTCATCGTCCACGCCGACCCGGTTGAGGTCCGCCCGACCGAGGAGAGCCCCCGCGGCGAGAGTTCGCGCCGCTCGCGCCGCCGCAAGGGCAAGTCGGAGCCGGCACCCGCCGCCGAGGCCAAGGCGCCCGCGCACAACCCGGCCGAGCACCCGCTCTTCCGGGCCATGCACGCCCACATCCACGAGCACGACGAGGGTGACGACGTCGAGATCGTCGAGACCGTGGCGGTCGAAGCCGAGGAAGCCGAGGCGCCCGCCGTCGAGACTCCCGACGTCGAGATCGTCGAGGCCGAGGTCGAGGTCGAGGTCGTCGAGGAGTCGACGGAGCCTCAGGCGGCAGTGTCTAAGGCCCCCGAGCCCAAGAACGCTGAGCCCACGGCCGCCGAGCCGAAGGTCGACGAGCCCACGAGCACTGGGCCCGTGGCCAAGACCCGGCACCGCCGGGTGCGGCGCGCGCCGGTGTCGACGGGGTCGGGGACCACGATCGTGATCGGCGCCGACGAGCATGAGGATTCCCCGGCGACCACGACGACGACCACGGCCGGCCCCGCGTCGGCCGCCCCGGTCGACGAGGTGGTCGCGGTCGTGCGCCGGCCCCGCCGACGCGCTGCCAGCCGGCCGTCGGGGGCACCGCAGCACGAGGGGTGAGACGGCTCACCCCTGGGCGTGGCCTGTCGGTTTGACCCGAACCAAGCTACTCCCGTAACCTTGGAAAGTCGCCTACCTGCAGCGAAACGCGGGCAGGCGTTTTATCTGTGACAACGTTTTAACTGTGACAACGAAGATTGAGGGATTACCCGATGGCTACGTACGCGATCGTCAAGACCGGCGGTAAGCAGTACAAGGTCGCTGAAGGCGACGTGGTGAAGGTCGAGAAGCTCGAAGGCGAGCCCGGCAGCACCGTGCAGCTCCCCGTCGCGCTGGTCGTCGACGGTGCCAACCTGACCACCGAGGCCGACAAGCTGGCCAAGGTTTCGGTCAACGCCGAGGTCGTCGAGCACGTCAAGGGCCCGAAGATCCGGATTCACAAGTTCAAGAACAAGACCGGCTACCACAAGCGGCAGGGCCACCGTCAGCAGCTGACGGTTCTCAAGGTCACCGGAATCAAGTAGGAGTACCACGACATGGCACACAAGAAGGGCGCATCGAGCTCTCGCAACGGTCGCGATTCCAACGCCCAGCGCCTCGGCGTGAAGCGTTTCGGCGGCCAGAAGGTCAACGCCGGTGAGATCCTGGTCCGCCAGCGCGGCACCCACTTCCACCCGGGCGTGAACGTCGGCCGTGGCGGCGACGACACCCTGTTCGCCCTCGCGGCGGGCGCGGTCGAGTTCGGCACCAAGCGCGGACGCAAGACCGTCAACATCGTCCCGGATACCGCTTCGGTCTGATCCGGGCGCATAAGCTCTCACACAGGGCGGGCGGGGATCACCGATCCCTTTGCCCGCCCTGTGTGCATTTCACCCACACCGCGATTCCCACGACTGGCTAGGAGGCACCGATGTCGCGCTTCGTCGACCGGGTGACGATCCACGTGACCGCCGGCAACGGCGGCCACGGGTGCTCGTCGGTGCACCGCGAGAAGTTCAAGCCGCTCGGCGGCCCCGACGGCGGTAACGGGGGCCGTGGCGGCGACGTGCGGCTCGTCGTCGATCCCCAGGTCCACACGCTGCTCGACTTCCACTTCCGCCCGCATGCGAGCGCCGGCAACGGCACCCCCGGGATGGGCGACAACCGCAACGGCGCCAACGGGGGCGATCTGGAGCTGGCCGTCCCCGACGGCACCGTCATCCTGGATCCGGATGGCGAGATCCTCGCCGACCTCGTCGGCGCCGGGACCACCTTCGTCGCCGCACAGGGCGGCCGTGGCGGGCTGGGGAACGCGGCACTGGCGTCGAAGGCCCGCAAGGCGCCCGGATTCGCCCTGCTCGGCGAGCCCGGGCAGGAGCGCGAACTCGTCCTGGAGCTGAAGTCGGTCGCCGACGTCGGACTGGTCGGCTTCCCGTCGGCCGGCAAGTCGTCGTTGGTGTCGGTGTTGTCGGCGGCGAAGCCGAAGATCGCCGACTACCCGTTCACCACCTTGGCGCCCAACCTCGGCGTGGTGCAGACCGTGCCCGCCCGCGGGGGCGAGCGCGCCTCGGCCATCGACACCTTCACCATCGCCGACGTGCCCGGACTGATCCCGGGGGCCTCGTCGGGCCGGGGCCTCGGGCTGGACTTCCTGCGCCACATCGAGCGCTGTGCGGTGCTGGCCCACGTCGTGGATTGCGCGACGCTGGAGCCCGGTCGCGACCCGGTCTCCGACATCGAGGCGCTGGAGGCGGAACTGGCCGCCTACCAACCCGCGCTCGACGACGACCACGGTCTCGGCGACCTCGCGCAGCGGCCCCGGATCATCATCTTGAACAAGGTGGACATCCCCGAGGCGTCCGAACTCGCCGACATCGTCGAACCGGACCTGGAGAAGTTCGGTTGGCCGATTTACCGCGTGTCGGCGGTGAGCCACGACGGGCTGCGCGAACTGGTCTTCGCGTTGGCCAAGCAGGTGCGCGACTACCGCGAGGCGAACCCCAAGCAGGAGGCGCGCCGCGCCGTCATCCGACCCAAGGCCGTCGACGCCGCCGACTTCAGCGTCGAACCCGACCCCGAGGTCCCGGGCGGTTTCATCGTCCGAGGCGAGCGGCCGGAGCGGTGGATCCGCCAGACCCAGTTCGACAACGACGAGGCCGTGGGCTACCTGGCCGATCGGCTCAACCGCCTCGGCGTCGAGGAGGAACTGGAGCGACTCGGCGCCGAGCCGGGCGCCCCGGTCACCGTCGGCGACGTGTCCTTCGACTGGGAGCCGTCGACGCCGACCAGCGACAGCTTGCCGGTATCCGGTCGCGGTACCGACATCCGCCTGGACCGCCCCGATCGGATCGGCGCGGCGGAGCGCAAGGCGGCCCGCAAGCTGCGGCGCCAACACCACGACGAATGGGATCCGACCCTTCCCGACGAGGACGGGGACGGGTCCGAGGACCAGTCGTGAGTTCGGCCGCGTCGTCGGTGTCGCGGACGAGGGCAACGATCGCCGGTGCGCGGAGCGTGGTCGTCAAGATCGGTTCGGCCGCGCTGACCGACCTCGACGAGGGGCTCGACACCGCCCGCCTGGACCGGCTGGCCGACGCCCTCGAGTCCCGGATGCGCGCGGGCACGGACGTGATCGTCGTGTCCTCGGGCGCGATCGGCGCCGGCTTGGCGCCGTTGGGCCTGCGTAAACGGCCTGCGGACCTGGCGACCAAACAGGCCGCGGCCAGTGTCGGGCAGCTGGCGCTGGCGCACGCCTGGGGCACCTCGTTCGCGCGGTACGACCGGGTCGTCGGCCAAGTGCTGCTGACCGCCCACGACATTTCCCGCCGCTCCCACCACGCCAACGCCCAGCGGACGCTGGACCGGTTGCGATCGCTGCGCGCGGTCGCGGTGGTGAACGAGAACGACGCGGTGGCGACCAACGAGATCCGCTTCGGCGACAACGACCGACTCGCCGCGCTCGTGGCGCACCTGGCCGGCGCCGAGGCCCTCGTGCTGCTGTCGGATATCGACGGGCTCTACGACGGCGATCCGCGCAAGGCCACCGCCGACCGACCGGTCCGGTTCATCGAGGAGGTGGCCGGTCCGGCCGACCTCGACGGGGTGATCGCCGGAACGGGCGGTTCCCTGGGCACCGGCGGCATGGCCTCGAAGCTCGCCGCGGCCCGGCTCGCCGCCGACGGCGGGATCCCGGTATTGCTGGCCGCCGCCGACGATGCCGCCACCGCTCTGCGCGACGCGTCGGTGGGCACCGTGTTCGCCGCGAGCGGGGAGCGGATGTCCGCGCGGCGCTTCTGGCTGCGCCACGCCGCCGAGACCCACGGCCGACTCGTCCTCGACGACGGGGCGGTGGCGGCGGTACAGCGCCGCCGCTCGCTGCTGGCGGCGGGGATCGTCGGGGTGACCGGTGTGTTCTCCGCCGGCGACGTCGTCGAGCTGGTCGACCAATCCGGCCAGCTGTGCGCGCGTGGTGTCGTCGGTTTCGGTACCGATGAGGTGACCGCGATGATGGGCCGTTCGAGTTCGGATCTCCCGTCGCAGATGCACGGCGCGGTGGTGCACGCCGACGACCTGGCCCTGATCTGATGCCTCGGATCATTGCCGGGGAGTGGGGCGGCCGCCGGCTGGTGGTGGCCTCGGACGCGACCCGGCCCACCTCCGACCGGGTTCGTGAGGCGCTGTTCGCCGCGCTGGAGTCCCGTGTCGACCTTACCGACATGACCGTCGTGGACCTGTTCGCCGGCACCGGCGCCCTGGGCCTGGAGGCGGTGTCCCGCGGCGCGGCGAGCGCGGTGCTCGTCGACGCGGATCGCCGTGCGGTGGATGGACTCAAACGCAACGTCGCAGCATGTGGTGCGGAGCA
Proteins encoded:
- the folC gene encoding bifunctional tetrahydrofolate synthase/dihydrofolate synthase, which codes for MSTPGSVPDPADLAELAEVEAELDTRWPETKIEPSLTRISALLDLLGSPQNSYPSIHIAGTNGKTSVTRMIDALLTAMHRRTGRITSPHLQLATERISVDNAPISPRAYVDAYRELEPFITMVDDSSTSAGGPRMSKFEVLTAMAYAVFAEAPVDVAVVETGMGGRWDATNVISSQVAVITPIAMDHADYLGDTLTAVAGEKAGIIKGADPDQLVPLDPVTILARQEPEVADVLLRATVEAGTVVARQDSEFAVLDARTAVGGQLLELQGLGGVYPEIFLPLHGAHQAANASLALAAVEAFFGAGPDRQLDVDLVRAGFASVTNPGRLERVRSAPTVYLDAAHNPHGAHALAAALESEFDFQRLIGVVSVLGDKDVSGLLSELEPVLETIVLTNNGSPRALETSLLEEAALPIFGEDRIVVAPFLPDAVEQAIALAEDDPGAPMSGAGVLITGSVVTAGAARSLFGKEPA
- the rplU gene encoding 50S ribosomal protein L21 encodes the protein MATYAIVKTGGKQYKVAEGDVVKVEKLEGEPGSTVQLPVALVVDGANLTTEADKLAKVSVNAEVVEHVKGPKIRIHKFKNKTGYHKRQGHRQQLTVLKVTGIK
- a CDS encoding translation initiation factor IF-2 N-terminal domain-containing protein, which codes for MTENGSPTDANAPVQATELPDKMRVHALARLLGATSRDVLTHLEALGSAVRSASATIDRALAEQVVQRVGGLPAAEAEPTQGESTPVEASPVEETAAAEPADTLFSAAAAITHAPIQAQAPAATNPLFLPPQAPEPAPVVDEPAKDADRGTGDDDSTVVADEADSQGEGTDSDDDSGEQPNRARRRRRGRRGRGRGRGESADANVEGTDEKSADDDQQSSSDESGESGGDKDARQKRRGADKDAAAAKDAADNDDNDAADDSAGDDDSAEDGEGSSTRRRRRRRRRKGTGEGSDEASSSDDPPNTVIHEREPRSKRARDEVQGISGSTRLEAKRQRRRDGRDAGRRRPPILSESEFLARRESVERVMVVREKVHTAAERDNGAHEDYTQVAVLEDGILVEHFVTTATSTSMVGNIYLGRVQNVLPGMEAAFVDIGRGRNGVLYAGEVNWEAAGLDGGSRKIEQALKPGDNVLVQVSKDPVGHKGARLTTQISLAGRYLVYVPGGSSTGISRKLPDVERKRLKSILAKIVPEGAGVIIRTASEGISADDLEADIKRLEAQWKKIEAQSDEATGKNGKSVAPRALYEEPDLLVRVVRDLFNEDFNKLVVEGGGAWNLVEGYVGGVAPDLMDRVEKFEKTGPDAPDSFVVHRIDEQLAKALDRKVWLPSGGTLIIEHTEAMTVIDVNTGKFTGSGGNLEETVTRNNLEAAEEIVRQMRLRDLGGMIVVDFIDMVLESNRDLVLRRLTESLARDRTRHQVSEVTSLGLVQMTRKRLGTGLLEAFSTTCTHCGGRGLIVHADPVEVRPTEESPRGESSRRSRRRKGKSEPAPAAEAKAPAHNPAEHPLFRAMHAHIHEHDEGDDVEIVETVAVEAEEAEAPAVETPDVEIVEAEVEVEVVEESTEPQAAVSKAPEPKNAEPTAAEPKVDEPTSTGPVAKTRHRRVRRAPVSTGSGTTIVIGADEHEDSPATTTTTTAGPASAAPVDEVVAVVRRPRRRAASRPSGAPQHEG
- the obgE gene encoding GTPase ObgE — translated: MSRFVDRVTIHVTAGNGGHGCSSVHREKFKPLGGPDGGNGGRGGDVRLVVDPQVHTLLDFHFRPHASAGNGTPGMGDNRNGANGGDLELAVPDGTVILDPDGEILADLVGAGTTFVAAQGGRGGLGNAALASKARKAPGFALLGEPGQERELVLELKSVADVGLVGFPSAGKSSLVSVLSAAKPKIADYPFTTLAPNLGVVQTVPARGGERASAIDTFTIADVPGLIPGASSGRGLGLDFLRHIERCAVLAHVVDCATLEPGRDPVSDIEALEAELAAYQPALDDDHGLGDLAQRPRIIILNKVDIPEASELADIVEPDLEKFGWPIYRVSAVSHDGLRELVFALAKQVRDYREANPKQEARRAVIRPKAVDAADFSVEPDPEVPGGFIVRGERPERWIRQTQFDNDEAVGYLADRLNRLGVEEELERLGAEPGAPVTVGDVSFDWEPSTPTSDSLPVSGRGTDIRLDRPDRIGAAERKAARKLRRQHHDEWDPTLPDEDGDGSEDQS
- the ndk gene encoding nucleoside-diphosphate kinase; translated protein: MTERTLVLIKPDGVARGLVGEVIRRIESKGLSLVALDLRTATREVAAGHYAEHDGKPFYGDLLDFITSGPLIAAVVEGPRAIAAWRQIAGGTDPVEKATPGTIRGDFALETQNNLVHGSDSPESAAREIALWFPGL
- the rpmA gene encoding 50S ribosomal protein L27 — encoded protein: MAHKKGASSSRNGRDSNAQRLGVKRFGGQKVNAGEILVRQRGTHFHPGVNVGRGGDDTLFALAAGAVEFGTKRGRKTVNIVPDTASV
- a CDS encoding DUF4233 domain-containing protein, which translates into the protein MSTPTTRYTPPTNDPWKGFRGVMSGVLILQAIVVGLAFPVVAKIAGGLTAFSITYLTVLVLALVLACGMQSRPWALQLNCALTLLTIVGGVFHWSIAAIGLVFALVWAYIIYIKRDVEQRIAHGQLPGQEPIED
- the proB gene encoding glutamate 5-kinase produces the protein MSSAASSVSRTRATIAGARSVVVKIGSAALTDLDEGLDTARLDRLADALESRMRAGTDVIVVSSGAIGAGLAPLGLRKRPADLATKQAAASVGQLALAHAWGTSFARYDRVVGQVLLTAHDISRRSHHANAQRTLDRLRSLRAVAVVNENDAVATNEIRFGDNDRLAALVAHLAGAEALVLLSDIDGLYDGDPRKATADRPVRFIEEVAGPADLDGVIAGTGGSLGTGGMASKLAAARLAADGGIPVLLAAADDAATALRDASVGTVFAASGERMSARRFWLRHAAETHGRLVLDDGAVAAVQRRRSLLAAGIVGVTGVFSAGDVVELVDQSGQLCARGVVGFGTDEVTAMMGRSSSDLPSQMHGAVVHADDLALI